Proteins encoded in a region of the Bacillus sp. T3 genome:
- a CDS encoding urease subunit beta: MIPGEYLLKKEPIICNANKIAVSLKVMNRGDRPIQIGSHFHFFEVNQALVFQRDQAFGMHLNIPAGTAVRFEPGDEKEVQLVTFSGERTVYGLNNKTNGSTVREGK; the protein is encoded by the coding sequence ATGATACCTGGAGAGTACTTATTGAAAAAAGAACCCATTATTTGTAACGCTAATAAGATAGCTGTCTCACTTAAAGTAATGAATCGAGGCGATCGACCGATCCAAATCGGTTCGCATTTTCACTTTTTCGAAGTCAACCAAGCTTTAGTCTTTCAGCGCGACCAAGCCTTTGGGATGCACTTAAATATTCCGGCAGGTACTGCGGTTCGGTTTGAACCCGGTGATGAAAAGGAAGTGCAGCTCGTTACTTTTTCTGGAGAACGGACGGTTTATGGTTTAAATAACAAAACAAACGGTTCAACGGTACGGGAGGGGAAATGA
- a CDS encoding glutamine--tRNA ligase/YqeY domain fusion protein encodes MYIKERLIRLDSNTSNFIKSIIKEDLESGKRDHVITRFPPEPNGYLHIGHAKSIVINFGLADEFKGKTNLRFDDTNPLKEDQEYVDSIKEDVKWLGYEWDNLYFASDFFEEMYNCAVLLIKKGKAYVDDLSAEEIRQYRGTLTEPGKESPYRNRSVEENLDLFERMKNGEFDNGSKVLRAKIDMTSPNLNLRDPVLYRVSHATHHNTGDTWCIYPMYDFAHPLEDAFEGVTHSLCTTEFEDHRPLYNWVIAECETKNKPEQTEFGRLNVTNTVMSKRKLKLLVDEGYVDGWDDPRMPTISGLRRKGYTPEAITAFVRETGVSKSFGTVDAAMLEHFVREDLKLKAPRTMGILRPLKVVITNYPEDQVEWLDAEINPEVPEMGMRKIPFSREIYIEQDDFMEEPPKKYFRLFPGNEVRLKHAYFIKCEEVIKDEAGNVIELRCTYDPETKSGTGFTGRKVKGTLHWVDAKHAIPAEFRLYEPLILDAEINNEENEDNEEKTFLDYVNENSLQIINGFIEPNMKDVKPQDKFQFFRHGYFNVDSKHSTEEKPVFNLIVSLKSSFKL; translated from the coding sequence ATGTACATAAAAGAAAGGTTGATAAGGTTGGACTCAAACACCTCAAACTTTATTAAAAGTATTATTAAAGAAGATTTAGAATCAGGGAAACGGGATCATGTCATTACTCGATTTCCTCCAGAGCCAAATGGATACCTACATATCGGACATGCAAAATCAATCGTGATAAACTTCGGGCTTGCAGATGAATTCAAGGGAAAAACAAATCTACGCTTCGATGACACCAATCCATTAAAAGAAGATCAAGAATACGTTGACTCCATTAAGGAAGATGTTAAATGGCTCGGGTATGAGTGGGACAATCTATACTTCGCTTCCGATTTCTTCGAGGAAATGTATAACTGTGCTGTTCTTTTAATAAAAAAAGGGAAAGCATATGTTGATGATTTATCTGCAGAGGAAATCCGTCAATATCGTGGCACGTTGACAGAGCCTGGTAAAGAAAGTCCATATCGAAATCGTTCGGTAGAAGAAAATCTTGATTTATTTGAGCGAATGAAAAACGGTGAATTTGATAACGGTTCAAAGGTTCTTCGCGCAAAAATCGATATGACTTCGCCTAATTTAAATCTGCGCGATCCTGTATTATATCGTGTTTCACACGCAACCCATCATAATACTGGGGATACATGGTGCATTTACCCAATGTATGATTTTGCTCACCCACTTGAGGATGCCTTTGAGGGTGTAACCCATTCCCTCTGTACAACAGAGTTCGAAGATCATCGTCCACTATATAATTGGGTCATTGCAGAATGTGAAACAAAAAACAAACCAGAGCAAACAGAATTTGGTCGACTCAATGTAACAAATACTGTCATGAGTAAGCGAAAACTGAAATTACTCGTAGATGAAGGCTATGTTGATGGCTGGGATGATCCACGTATGCCGACGATTTCTGGATTAAGAAGAAAAGGATACACACCAGAAGCGATTACAGCTTTTGTACGCGAAACTGGAGTATCAAAAAGCTTTGGTACAGTCGATGCTGCCATGCTAGAGCATTTCGTACGGGAAGATTTAAAGTTAAAAGCTCCGCGAACAATGGGAATATTACGCCCGTTGAAGGTAGTTATTACAAATTACCCGGAAGATCAAGTTGAATGGTTAGATGCTGAAATCAATCCTGAGGTTCCAGAAATGGGGATGCGAAAAATTCCATTCTCTCGTGAAATCTATATTGAACAAGATGATTTTATGGAAGAACCACCTAAAAAATATTTCCGTCTCTTCCCTGGAAACGAAGTTCGCTTAAAGCACGCCTACTTCATCAAATGTGAGGAAGTTATAAAAGATGAAGCTGGAAATGTCATTGAACTTCGTTGCACATATGATCCAGAAACAAAGAGTGGTACTGGCTTTACAGGTCGCAAAGTAAAAGGTACCCTGCACTGGGTTGATGCCAAGCATGCCATCCCGGCTGAATTCCGACTTTATGAACCACTGATTTTGGATGCAGAAATCAACAATGAAGAAAATGAAGATAATGAAGAAAAGACATTCTTAGATTATGTGAACGAGAATTCTTTACAAATCATCAACGGCTTCATTGAGCCAAACATGAAGGACGTTAAGCCACAAGATAAGTTTCAATTTTTCCGCCATGGTTATTTTAATGTTGACAGCAAACATTCAACAGAAGAAAAACCAGTGTTTAACTTAATCGTGTCTTTGAAAAGCTCATTTAAACTATAA
- a CDS encoding formate/nitrite transporter family protein has product MEIKPLLEIEHLALKKQKIFRQSKIRFISRSMLASMFIGFGVIVAFKTGNFFYLEHSPLTYPLAAITFGAAIILISYGGGDLFTGNTFYFTYAALRKKIGWDEVVKIWVTSYFGNILGAALFAFAIYTTGLFNDADVNGFLLSVVEKKMHAPTTQLFFRAILCNWLVCLAFFIPMALKGDGAKMFAMVLFVFCFFISGYEHSIANMCTFAIALVLNHPGTISMTGTIHNLILVTIGNLIGGGFFMGWMYHYVNKPFFEEYSEQKSE; this is encoded by the coding sequence ATGGAAATTAAGCCGCTCCTTGAAATTGAGCATTTAGCGCTCAAAAAACAAAAGATCTTTCGACAGAGTAAAATTCGATTTATTTCTCGCTCCATGTTGGCTAGTATGTTCATTGGCTTTGGTGTCATTGTTGCCTTCAAAACAGGAAACTTCTTCTACCTGGAACACTCTCCTCTAACCTATCCACTGGCAGCAATAACCTTTGGAGCAGCTATTATTCTTATTAGTTATGGTGGAGGTGACTTATTTACCGGTAATACTTTTTATTTCACGTATGCTGCACTACGGAAAAAGATTGGTTGGGATGAGGTTGTAAAAATATGGGTGACAAGTTATTTCGGCAATATTTTAGGAGCTGCACTTTTTGCTTTCGCCATTTATACTACTGGGCTCTTCAATGATGCAGATGTTAACGGATTTTTACTAAGTGTAGTTGAAAAAAAAATGCATGCACCTACAACACAATTGTTTTTTCGGGCGATTCTATGTAATTGGTTAGTTTGTCTGGCTTTTTTCATCCCTATGGCGTTAAAAGGTGATGGAGCAAAAATGTTTGCGATGGTCCTGTTCGTGTTTTGTTTCTTTATTTCTGGCTATGAGCACAGTATTGCCAATATGTGTACCTTTGCTATTGCCTTAGTCCTAAACCACCCTGGAACCATTTCAATGACTGGTACCATCCATAACCTCATCCTGGTAACAATCGGCAATTTAATTGGGGGTGGATTTTTTATGGGATGGATGTACCATTATGTGAACAAGCCCTTTTTCGAAGAGTACTCTGAGCAAAAATCAGAATAA
- a CDS encoding urease subunit gamma, whose protein sequence is MKLTSREMEKLMIVVAADLARRRQQRGLKLNYPEAVAIITYEILEGARDGQTVAQLMQYGATILGIEDVMEGVPEMIPDIQVEATFPDGTKLVTVHDPIR, encoded by the coding sequence ATGAAATTAACCTCAAGGGAGATGGAGAAGCTGATGATTGTTGTCGCGGCAGATTTAGCCCGGCGCAGGCAGCAAAGGGGGCTTAAGCTTAATTACCCGGAAGCGGTCGCAATTATTACATATGAGATTTTAGAAGGGGCAAGGGACGGGCAAACAGTGGCTCAGCTCATGCAATACGGAGCAACCATTCTTGGAATCGAGGATGTGATGGAGGGGGTCCCTGAAATGATCCCAGATATTCAGGTGGAAGCAACGTTTCCAGATGGGACGAAATTAGTGACCGTTCATGACCCAATTCGATAA